In Pectobacterium aroidearum, the following are encoded in one genomic region:
- a CDS encoding DUF1320 domain-containing protein encodes MGYATRQDLLVADGSYLWNVAIKRDTNELDEAAIAQALEDTDEEINSLLSRRYKLPLETTVPRILNRVAVSIAFYWLADRDNQATELVRKRYEDAINTLKEIASGQRDIGLPTLEQPAEGDGGKVIMVGDNTRLFTRDSLKDVL; translated from the coding sequence ATGGGCTACGCCACGCGCCAGGATTTGTTGGTTGCCGACGGTTCTTATCTTTGGAATGTCGCGATCAAAAGGGATACGAATGAACTGGATGAAGCCGCTATTGCTCAAGCGCTCGAAGACACTGATGAAGAAATCAATTCGTTGCTGTCCCGCAGATACAAGTTGCCGCTGGAAACCACGGTTCCACGCATTCTGAACCGTGTGGCCGTGTCTATCGCTTTCTATTGGCTGGCTGACCGCGACAACCAAGCCACGGAGCTTGTGCGCAAGCGCTATGAAGATGCCATCAATACGCTAAAAGAAATCGCCAGCGGTCAGCGTGATATCGGCCTGCCGACGCTGGAACAGCCGGCTGAGGGCGACGGCGGCAAGGTCATCATGGTTGGCGATAACACGCGC